A part of Neodiprion pinetum isolate iyNeoPine1 chromosome 4, iyNeoPine1.2, whole genome shotgun sequence genomic DNA contains:
- the LOC124217386 gene encoding transmembrane protein 177 encodes MNVKFKVVRKINHLAWFATESGRKFSKGCVITFGLGTFAANYLPHSLFLDTYKEVFQMYRKSRPVRVTAQIKKLFNAVLDDLEVPDHIRGLIKPFIVNGFDLIHAGSPNLRSGAIVGVPLSFDYEELKDIDDSTLVLQDKPVDWKSVEGQNLLSSLLLSEEAKKFAIAQKVLRCQSHEIWVNCILPMLCTAFAYAIAQRANVMLDSLYRPPIVRICLYSFVGMFSIATWGALKDFSTIQYDNECDEELCKLGKDYIKGGQEYYCKILERNVALRSLLGDYGTKLYSVSGNQRFFLRQKGMPLVYRKLYFDEQMENLR; translated from the exons ATGAACGTAAAGTTCAAAGTGGTTAGAAAAATCAACCACTTGGCTTGGTTTGCCACGGAAAGTGGTCGAAAGTTCAGTAAAGGATGCGTTATTACCTTCGGCCTTGGCACATTTGCCGCGAACTATCTACCACATAGTCTGTTCTTGGATACGTACAAAGAAGTCTTTCAGATGTACAG GAAATCTCGTCCGGTACGGGTAACTgcacaaataaaaaaactgttcaatGCCGTCTTGGACGACCTTGAAGTCCCCGACCACATCCGGGGACTCATAAAGCCGTTCATAGTTAATGGATTTGACTTGATTCACGCTGGATCACCGAATCTGCGCTCAGGAGCTATCGTCGGCGTGCCATTAAGCTTTGACTATGAGGAACTAAAAGATATTGACGACTCGACGTTGGTACTCCAAGACAAACCTGTCGACTGGAAATCTGTAGAGGgtcaaaatttactttcatCTCTGCTGCTGTCGGAAGAAGCAAAGAAATTTGCTATTGCACAGAAAGTTTTAAGGTGTCAATCACACGAAATCTGGGTGAATTGCATTCTACCAATGTTGTGTACTGCATTTGCTTATGCGATCGCGCAGAGGGCCAACGTCATGCTAGACAGTCTTTATCGTCCTCCAATTGTCAGGATTTGCTTGTACTCTTTTGTCGGTATGTTTAGCATCGCTACCTGGGGAGCCTTGAAGGATTTTTCCACCATTCAATATGATAATGAATGCGACGAGGAATTATGTAAATTAGGTAAGGATTACATAAAAGGTGGTCAagaatattattgtaaaattttagaGCGCAATGTTGCACTGAGAAGCTTATTGGGCGATTATGGCACTAAATTGTATTCAGTCAGCGGTAACCAACGATTCTTTTTGAGACAAAAAGGTATGCCGCTTGTTTATAGAAAGCTATATTTTGATGAACAGATGGAAAATCTTAGATAA